A section of the Enterobacter sp. C2 genome encodes:
- the metK gene encoding methionine adenosyltransferase yields the protein MAKHLFTSESVSEGHPDKIADQISDAVLDAILEQDPKARVACETYVKTGMVLVGGEITTSAWVDIEEITRNTVRDIGYVHSDMGFDANSCAVLSAIGKQSPDINQGVDRADPLEQGAGDQGLMFGYATNETDVLMPAPITYAHRLVQRQAEVRKNGTLPWLRPDAKSQVTFQYDDGKIVGIDAVVLSTQHAEDIDQKSLQEGVMEEIIKPILPAEWLNTSTKFFINPTGRFVIGGPMGDCGLTGRKIIVDTYGGMARHGGGAFSGKDPSKVDRSAAYAARYVAKNIVAAGLADRCEIQVSYAIGVAEPTSIMVETFGTEKIASEQLTLLVREFFDLRPYGLIQMLDLLHPIYKETAAYGHFGREHFPWEKTDKAAVLRDAAGLK from the coding sequence ATGGCAAAACACCTTTTTACGTCCGAGTCCGTTTCCGAAGGGCATCCCGACAAAATTGCTGACCAGATTTCCGATGCGGTTCTGGATGCAATTCTTGAACAGGATCCAAAAGCACGCGTGGCGTGTGAAACCTACGTTAAAACCGGCATGGTTTTAGTCGGCGGTGAGATCACCACCAGCGCATGGGTTGATATCGAAGAGATCACCCGTAACACCGTGCGTGACATTGGCTATGTCCACTCGGATATGGGCTTTGACGCGAACTCCTGCGCGGTACTGAGCGCTATCGGTAAGCAGTCTCCGGATATCAACCAGGGCGTTGACCGTGCCGATCCGCTGGAGCAGGGTGCAGGCGACCAGGGCCTGATGTTTGGCTATGCCACTAACGAAACCGACGTGCTGATGCCAGCGCCGATCACTTACGCGCACCGTCTGGTGCAGCGCCAGGCTGAAGTGCGTAAAAACGGTACCTTGCCGTGGCTGCGCCCGGATGCGAAGAGCCAGGTCACCTTCCAGTACGATGACGGCAAGATCGTTGGCATCGACGCGGTGGTGCTCTCTACCCAGCACGCTGAAGATATCGACCAAAAATCGCTGCAGGAAGGCGTGATGGAAGAGATCATCAAGCCGATTCTGCCGGCAGAGTGGCTGAACACCTCAACCAAATTCTTTATCAACCCGACCGGCCGCTTTGTTATCGGCGGCCCGATGGGCGACTGTGGCCTGACCGGCCGTAAAATCATCGTGGATACCTACGGCGGCATGGCCCGTCACGGCGGCGGTGCATTCTCTGGTAAAGATCCGTCGAAAGTTGACCGCTCTGCGGCCTACGCGGCGCGCTACGTAGCGAAAAACATCGTTGCTGCTGGCCTGGCAGACCGCTGTGAAATTCAGGTCTCCTACGCCATCGGCGTGGCCGAGCCGACCTCTATCATGGTGGAAACCTTCGGCACCGAGAAGATCGCCTCTGAGCAGCTGACTCTGCTGGTACGCGAGTTCTTCGATCTGCGTCCGTATGGTCTGATCCAGATGCTGGACCTGCTGCACCCGATCTACAAAGAGACGGCCGCTTATGGTCACTTTGGTCGTGAACACTTCCCGTGGGAAAAAACCGACAAAGCTGCCGTACTGCGTGATGCCGCTGGCCTGAAATAA
- the yqgB gene encoding acid stress response protein YqgB codes for MNKKPVARPTLQHNTLDNRAVYGLLSPLRNAIVVNCFTLTNTI; via the coding sequence ATGAACAAGAAACCGGTCGCACGGCCCACGCTTCAGCATAATACGCTGGATAACCGGGCTGTTTATGGGTTGTTATCGCCTCTACGGAACGCGATAGTAGTCAACTGTTTTACACTTACTAATACAATTTGA
- a CDS encoding heavy metal sensor histidine kinase gives MTLRLTLSFVLVMALACTGVSWTLYRALSHELTWRDDITLVNRAEQIRQLLLDGAKAENLPLYFNRMMDTRQDILLIHSPDARSISVNHTGVDPSLLDALPSLNKPDLETIAKRDIAGTQLSAVRIAALSYDQPVTITVARLASERQYMLEQYRDNSIMICIIAILLCSALSPLLIRNGLKAIHALSRLTANIDSRGLSQPLDEKTLPIELKPLGSALNIMRQKLDDDFTRLNQFADDLAHELRTPVNILLGHNQVVLNKERTIDEYQQALANNIEELEGLSRLTENILFLARAEHNNILLKKEAVSPAEAIGNLIDFLEYEADEKNITFVTACEGTLQADRILLQRVLLNLLSNAVRYSPENALIHINTWMKNGETVVEVINPGAELDAPDKLFNRFWRGDNARHSSGYGLGLSMVKAIMELHGGSADYRFADGEHIFSLRFPV, from the coding sequence ATGACGTTACGCCTGACATTGTCATTTGTGCTGGTGATGGCGTTAGCCTGCACCGGCGTAAGCTGGACGTTATATCGGGCGTTAAGCCACGAATTAACGTGGCGGGATGATATCACGCTGGTTAACCGCGCCGAGCAGATCAGGCAGCTGTTATTGGATGGTGCTAAAGCAGAAAATCTACCGCTCTATTTTAATCGGATGATGGATACCCGTCAGGATATTCTGCTCATCCACTCACCCGACGCGCGGAGTATTTCCGTCAATCATACGGGCGTGGATCCGTCCCTGCTGGACGCCCTACCCTCGCTGAACAAGCCTGATTTAGAGACGATCGCCAAACGCGATATCGCCGGCACGCAGCTTTCAGCGGTGCGGATCGCCGCGCTCAGCTATGACCAGCCCGTGACCATTACCGTCGCCAGGCTGGCGTCAGAGCGCCAATATATGCTTGAACAGTATCGCGATAACAGCATCATGATTTGCATCATCGCTATTCTGCTCTGCTCTGCGCTAAGCCCGCTCTTGATCAGGAACGGTCTGAAAGCTATTCACGCGCTGAGCCGGTTAACGGCGAATATAGACAGTCGCGGACTTAGCCAGCCTCTGGATGAAAAAACCCTGCCCATTGAACTGAAACCCTTGGGCAGCGCGTTAAATATTATGCGTCAGAAGCTGGATGATGATTTTACCCGGCTCAATCAGTTTGCTGACGATCTGGCCCATGAATTACGTACGCCGGTCAATATTCTCCTTGGCCATAACCAGGTTGTCCTGAACAAAGAGCGCACCATAGATGAATACCAGCAGGCGCTGGCAAATAATATTGAAGAGCTTGAGGGGCTTTCCCGCTTAACTGAAAATATTCTTTTCCTTGCCCGTGCCGAGCATAATAATATTCTGCTCAAAAAAGAGGCGGTTTCGCCTGCTGAGGCAATAGGTAATCTGATCGATTTCCTGGAGTATGAGGCCGACGAAAAAAATATCACCTTCGTCACCGCATGCGAGGGCACGCTTCAGGCCGATCGGATCCTGCTCCAGCGCGTACTGTTAAACCTGCTTAGCAATGCGGTAAGGTACTCCCCGGAAAATGCACTGATCCACATAAATACGTGGATGAAAAACGGCGAAACCGTCGTTGAAGTGATTAATCCAGGCGCCGAACTGGATGCGCCCGACAAGCTATTTAACCGTTTCTGGCGAGGCGATAACGCCCGACACTCCTCCGGCTATGGGTTGGGGTTATCCATGGTGAAAGCGATTATGGAGTTGCACGGAGGCTCAGCAGACTACCGCTTTGCCGATGGAGAGCATATCTTCTCTCTGCGTTTTCCTGTCTGA
- the rsmE gene encoding 16S rRNA (uracil(1498)-N(3))-methyltransferase, with translation MRKPRIYHPELLTVGQQVALSDDAANHVGRVLRMAAGQPLQLFDGSNQLFEAEIVRADKKSVVVSLIAGETDDRESPLHIHLGQVMSRGEKMEFTIQKSIELGVSLITPLFSERCGVKLDPERLNKKIQQWQKIAIAACEQCGRNRIPEIRPAMDLEAWCAEPDEGLKLNLHPRASASINTLPLPVERVRLLIGPEGGLTANEIAMTADYQFTDILLGPRVLRTETTALTAITALQVRFGDLG, from the coding sequence ATGCGTAAACCCCGCATTTATCACCCTGAACTCCTCACCGTTGGCCAGCAGGTTGCGCTAAGCGACGATGCGGCCAATCACGTCGGCCGCGTGCTGCGTATGGCCGCAGGCCAGCCTCTGCAGCTCTTTGACGGCAGCAACCAGCTTTTTGAGGCGGAGATCGTGCGCGCCGATAAGAAAAGCGTGGTGGTGAGCCTGATCGCCGGTGAAACCGACGATCGCGAGTCGCCGCTGCATATTCATCTCGGCCAGGTGATGTCCCGGGGCGAAAAGATGGAATTCACCATCCAGAAATCGATAGAACTGGGAGTAAGCCTCATTACGCCACTTTTTTCTGAGCGCTGCGGGGTTAAACTGGATCCTGAACGCCTGAACAAGAAGATCCAGCAGTGGCAGAAAATTGCTATTGCTGCCTGCGAGCAGTGTGGCCGCAACCGGATCCCGGAGATACGTCCGGCTATGGATCTGGAAGCCTGGTGCGCCGAGCCTGATGAGGGGCTAAAGCTGAATCTGCATCCGCGCGCCAGCGCCAGCATCAATACGCTGCCGCTGCCGGTTGAGCGCGTGCGGCTGCTGATTGGCCCGGAAGGCGGCCTGACGGCGAACGAGATCGCCATGACCGCAGACTATCAGTTTACTGATATCCTGTTAGGACCACGCGTTTTGCGCACTGAAACCACCGCGCTCACCGCCATTACCGCACTTCAGGTGCGTTTCGGTGATTTGGGGTAA
- the galP gene encoding galactose/proton symporter, protein MPDNKKSGRSNKAMTFFVCFLAALAGLLFGLDIGVIAGALPFIADEFQISSHMQEWVVSSMMFGAAVGAVGSGWLSFKLGRKKSLMIGAILFVLGSLFSAAAPNVEVLILSRVLLGLAVGVASYTAPLYLSEIAPEKIRGSMISMYQLMITIGILGAYLSDTAFSYSGAWRWMLGVIIIPAILLLIGVFFLPDSPRWFAAKRRFHDAERVLLRLRDTSAEARHELDEIRESLKVKQSGWALFKENSNFRRAVFLGVLLQVMQQFTGMNVIMYYAPKIFELAGYTNTTEQMWGTVIVGLTNVLATFIAIGLVDRWGRKPTLVLGFLVMAAGMGILGTMMHIGIHSPTAQYFAVAMLLMFIIGFAMSAGPLIWVLCSEIQPLKGRDFGITCSTATNWIANMIVGATFLTMLNSLGNANTFWVYGGLNVLFIILTLWLVPETKHVSLEHIERNLMKGRKLREIGASN, encoded by the coding sequence ATGCCTGACAATAAAAAATCGGGGCGCTCAAACAAGGCAATGACCTTCTTTGTCTGTTTTCTCGCCGCGCTGGCCGGACTGCTTTTCGGCCTTGATATCGGCGTTATTGCGGGCGCGCTGCCCTTTATCGCTGACGAGTTCCAGATTAGTTCACATATGCAAGAGTGGGTAGTAAGCTCCATGATGTTTGGTGCCGCTGTCGGTGCCGTCGGCAGCGGCTGGCTCTCCTTTAAGCTGGGCCGTAAAAAGAGCCTGATGATTGGCGCGATCCTCTTTGTACTCGGCTCGCTCTTCTCAGCGGCTGCGCCTAACGTTGAAGTGCTGATCCTCTCCCGCGTACTGCTGGGTCTGGCAGTCGGCGTGGCTTCCTACACTGCTCCGCTCTATCTCTCTGAAATCGCCCCGGAGAAGATCCGCGGCAGTATGATTTCGATGTACCAGCTGATGATCACCATCGGTATCCTGGGTGCCTACCTCTCTGATACCGCCTTTAGCTACAGCGGCGCATGGCGCTGGATGCTCGGTGTGATCATCATTCCGGCCATTCTGCTGCTGATTGGCGTCTTCTTCCTGCCGGACAGCCCGCGCTGGTTTGCCGCCAAACGCCGCTTCCACGATGCCGAGCGCGTGCTGCTGCGCCTGCGTGATACCAGCGCTGAAGCCAGGCACGAGCTGGATGAGATCCGCGAAAGCTTAAAGGTAAAACAGAGCGGCTGGGCGCTGTTTAAAGAGAACAGTAACTTCCGCCGCGCGGTATTCCTTGGCGTGCTGTTGCAGGTGATGCAGCAGTTCACCGGGATGAACGTCATCATGTATTACGCGCCGAAGATCTTTGAGCTGGCGGGTTACACCAATACCACCGAGCAGATGTGGGGTACGGTTATCGTTGGCCTGACCAACGTGCTGGCGACCTTTATCGCTATCGGACTGGTGGATCGCTGGGGCCGTAAGCCGACGCTGGTGCTGGGCTTCCTGGTGATGGCTGCCGGTATGGGTATTCTGGGCACCATGATGCACATCGGTATTCACTCGCCTACGGCGCAGTACTTTGCCGTCGCGATGCTGCTAATGTTTATCATTGGTTTCGCCATGAGCGCCGGTCCGCTGATCTGGGTACTGTGCTCTGAGATCCAGCCGCTGAAAGGACGTGATTTCGGTATCACCTGCTCTACCGCGACCAACTGGATTGCCAACATGATCGTCGGCGCGACCTTCCTGACCATGCTTAATTCGCTGGGCAACGCCAACACCTTCTGGGTCTACGGTGGACTGAACGTACTGTTCATTATCCTGACCCTGTGGCTGGTACCGGAAACCAAGCACGTCTCGCTGGAACACATCGAGCGTAACTTGATGAAAGGACGTAAGCTGCGCGAGATTGGCGCAAGCAACTAA
- the endA gene encoding deoxyribonuclease I — MSRPYLLTLTLLAASLSHSALAEGIHSFAQAKAAGVKINADAPGDFYCGCTIIWQGKKGVVDLASCGYKVRKNANRASRIEWEHVVPAWQFGHQRQCWQDGGRKNCAKDPVYRQMESDMHNLQPAVGEVNGDRGNFMYSQWNGGEGQYGQCDMKVDFKEKLAEPPARARGAIARIYFYMRDRYSLSLSRQQTQLFEAWNKIYPVTPWECERDRRINKVQGNANPYVQRACQG, encoded by the coding sequence ATGTCCCGCCCCTATCTTCTCACCCTTACCCTGCTGGCAGCGAGCCTCTCCCACTCTGCGCTGGCTGAGGGTATTCACAGTTTCGCCCAGGCCAAGGCGGCAGGCGTAAAGATCAACGCCGACGCGCCGGGGGACTTCTACTGCGGCTGCACCATTATCTGGCAAGGCAAGAAAGGCGTGGTCGATCTCGCCTCCTGCGGCTATAAGGTGCGTAAAAATGCCAACCGCGCCAGCCGTATTGAGTGGGAGCACGTTGTGCCCGCCTGGCAGTTTGGCCACCAGCGCCAGTGCTGGCAGGACGGCGGACGTAAAAACTGTGCGAAAGATCCGGTCTATCGCCAGATGGAGAGCGACATGCATAATCTGCAGCCCGCCGTTGGCGAGGTCAACGGCGATCGCGGCAACTTTATGTACAGCCAGTGGAACGGCGGCGAGGGTCAGTACGGCCAGTGCGACATGAAGGTCGACTTCAAAGAGAAGCTGGCTGAACCGCCTGCTCGCGCTCGCGGGGCCATCGCCCGCATCTACTTCTATATGCGCGATCGCTATTCGCTGTCGCTCTCCCGCCAGCAAACGCAGCTGTTTGAGGCCTGGAACAAGATCTATCCCGTCACGCCCTGGGAGTGCGAGCGCGACAGGCGAATCAACAAGGTGCAGGGTAATGCGAATCCCTACGTGCAGCGCGCTTGTCAGGGGTGA
- the speA gene encoding biosynthetic arginine decarboxylase has product MSDDISSVSPSSAGEQGVLRSMQEVAMSSQEASKMLRTYNIAWWGNNYYDVNELGHITVCPDPDVPDARVDLAQLVKAREAQGQRLPALFCFPQILQHRLRSINAAFKRARESYGYKGDYFLVYPIKVNQHRRVIESLIHSGEPLGLEAGSKAELMAVLAHAGMTRSVIVCNGYKDREYIRLALIGEKMGHKVYLVIEKMSEVAIVLEEAERLNVVPRLGVRARLASQGSGKWQSSGGEKSKFGLAATQVLQLVEILRERGRLDSIQLLHFHLGSQMANIRDIATGVRESARFYVELHKLGVNIECFDVGGGLGVDYEGTRSQSDCSVNYGLNEYANNIIWAIGDACEENGLPHPTVITESGRAVTAHHTVLVSNIIGVERNEYTEATPPAENAPRALQSMWETWQEMHEPGTRRSLREWLHDSQMDLHDIHIGYSSGAFSLQERAWAEQLYLNMCHEVQKQLDPSNRAHRPIIDELQERMADKMYVNFSLFQSMPDAWGIDQLFPVMPLEGLDQIPERRAVLLDITCDSDGAIDHYVDGDGIATTMPMPEYDPDNPPLLGFFMVGAYQEILGNMHNLFGDTEAVDVFVFPDGSVEVELSDEGDTVADMLEYVQLDPNTLLTHFRDQVKQTGLDDALQQQFLEEFEAGLYGYTYLEDE; this is encoded by the coding sequence ATGTCTGACGACATCTCTTCAGTTTCGCCTTCGTCAGCGGGCGAACAAGGTGTACTACGTTCCATGCAGGAGGTAGCGATGAGCTCCCAGGAAGCCAGTAAAATGCTGCGCACATACAATATTGCCTGGTGGGGCAATAACTACTACGACGTCAACGAGCTGGGCCACATCACCGTCTGCCCGGATCCTGACGTACCGGACGCGCGCGTTGACCTCGCTCAGCTGGTGAAAGCCCGCGAGGCCCAGGGGCAACGCCTGCCTGCGCTGTTCTGCTTCCCGCAGATCCTACAGCACCGTCTGCGCTCAATTAACGCCGCCTTCAAGCGCGCCCGTGAGTCCTACGGCTATAAAGGCGACTACTTTCTGGTCTATCCGATTAAGGTTAACCAGCATCGCCGCGTCATTGAATCCCTGATCCACTCCGGCGAGCCGCTGGGCCTGGAGGCCGGTTCGAAGGCTGAGCTGATGGCGGTCCTGGCGCACGCCGGCATGACCCGCAGCGTTATCGTCTGTAACGGCTATAAAGACCGGGAATACATTCGCCTGGCGCTGATCGGCGAGAAGATGGGCCATAAGGTCTATCTGGTCATCGAGAAGATGTCGGAAGTGGCCATCGTGCTGGAAGAGGCCGAGCGCCTGAACGTGGTGCCGCGTCTCGGCGTGCGTGCGCGTCTGGCGTCCCAGGGCTCTGGCAAGTGGCAGTCTTCCGGTGGCGAAAAATCCAAATTCGGCCTTGCGGCCACGCAGGTGCTGCAGCTGGTGGAGATCCTCCGCGAGCGCGGACGCCTCGACAGCATTCAGCTTCTGCACTTCCATCTCGGTTCGCAGATGGCAAACATTCGCGATATCGCCACTGGCGTACGTGAATCGGCCCGTTTCTACGTTGAGCTGCACAAGCTGGGCGTGAATATCGAGTGCTTTGACGTGGGCGGCGGCCTGGGCGTGGACTATGAGGGCACCCGCTCCCAGTCTGACTGCTCGGTCAACTACGGCCTGAACGAGTATGCGAATAACATCATCTGGGCTATTGGTGACGCCTGCGAAGAGAACGGTCTGCCGCATCCGACGGTGATCACCGAGTCCGGCCGCGCCGTGACCGCGCACCATACCGTGCTGGTGTCGAACATTATCGGCGTGGAGCGCAACGAATATACCGAAGCGACGCCGCCTGCTGAGAATGCGCCACGTGCCCTGCAAAGCATGTGGGAGACCTGGCAGGAGATGCACGAGCCGGGTACCCGTCGTTCGCTGCGCGAGTGGCTGCACGACAGCCAGATGGATCTGCACGATATCCATATCGGCTACTCCTCCGGCGCATTCAGCCTGCAGGAACGCGCCTGGGCAGAGCAGCTCTACCTGAACATGTGCCACGAGGTGCAGAAGCAGCTGGATCCGAGCAACCGCGCGCACCGTCCGATTATCGATGAGCTACAAGAGCGGATGGCGGACAAAATGTACGTCAACTTCTCGCTGTTCCAGTCGATGCCGGATGCATGGGGTATCGACCAGCTCTTCCCGGTGATGCCGCTGGAAGGGCTGGATCAGATCCCGGAGCGTCGTGCTGTGCTGCTGGACATCACCTGCGACTCCGACGGAGCGATCGATCACTACGTGGACGGGGACGGGATCGCCACCACCATGCCGATGCCGGAGTACGATCCTGACAACCCGCCGCTGCTGGGCTTCTTTATGGTGGGCGCATACCAGGAGATCCTCGGCAACATGCATAACCTGTTTGGCGATACCGAAGCGGTTGACGTATTTGTCTTCCCGGACGGCAGCGTCGAGGTGGAGCTCTCCGACGAAGGGGATACGGTGGCGGATATGCTGGAGTACGTACAGCTCGATCCGAACACGCTGCTGACCCACTTCCGCGATCAGGTGAAGCAGACTGGGCTGGACGATGCGCTGCAACAGCAGTTCCTCGAAGAGTTCGAAGCGGGACTTTACGGCTACACCTATCTCGAAGACGAGTAA
- a CDS encoding SprT family zinc-dependent metalloprotease: MKTPRIPIALQQAVMRSLRDKLAQANRYLERHYPEPTLVYQQRGAAAGTAWLASYEIRLNPVLLLENQQAFIDEVVPHELAHLLVWKHFGRVAPHGKEWKWMMESVLGVPARRTHQFELASVQRNTWPYRCACQQHHLTVRRHNRILRGEAVYRCVHCGEPLVAEPASA; the protein is encoded by the coding sequence ATGAAAACACCCCGCATCCCTATCGCCCTCCAGCAGGCTGTTATGCGCAGCCTGCGGGACAAGCTTGCCCAGGCCAATCGCTACCTTGAACGTCACTATCCGGAACCTACACTGGTCTATCAGCAGCGCGGCGCGGCGGCAGGTACGGCCTGGCTTGCCAGCTATGAAATTCGCCTGAATCCGGTGCTGCTGCTGGAGAACCAGCAGGCGTTTATTGACGAAGTTGTCCCGCACGAGCTGGCACACCTGCTGGTGTGGAAGCATTTTGGCCGCGTTGCGCCACACGGCAAAGAGTGGAAGTGGATGATGGAGAGCGTGCTCGGCGTTCCCGCCCGCCGCACCCATCAGTTTGAGCTGGCCTCGGTACAGCGTAATACGTGGCCCTACCGCTGCGCCTGCCAGCAGCATCATCTGACCGTGCGCCGCCATAACCGCATCCTGCGCGGCGAAGCGGTCTACCGCTGCGTCCACTGCGGCGAGCCACTGGTTGCCGAACCGGCATCAGCCTGA
- the gshB gene encoding glutathione synthase: MIKLGIVMDPIAGINIKKDSSFAMLLEAQRRGYELHYMEMADLYLINGQARARTRTLSVEQNYDQWYTFNGEQDIELADLDVVLMRKDPPFDTEFVYATYILERAEEKGTLIVNKPQSLRDCNEKLFTAWFPELTPETLVTRNKAQLKAFWQKHSDIILKPLDGMGGASIFRVKEGDPNLGVIAETLTEHGTRYCMAQNYLSAIKDGDKRVLVVDGEPVPYCLARIPQGGETRGNLAAGGRGEPRPLTDSDWDIARRVAPTLKAKGLIFVGLDIIGDRLTEINVTSPTCIREIEAEFPVSITGMLMDAIEKRLGN, translated from the coding sequence ATGATTAAGCTCGGCATTGTGATGGATCCCATCGCAGGCATTAACATCAAAAAAGACTCCAGCTTTGCCATGCTGCTGGAAGCCCAGCGTCGTGGCTATGAGCTGCACTATATGGAGATGGCGGATCTCTATCTGATCAACGGCCAGGCCCGGGCTCGCACGCGCACCCTGAGCGTAGAGCAGAACTATGACCAGTGGTATACGTTCAACGGCGAGCAGGATATCGAGCTGGCCGATCTTGACGTCGTGCTGATGCGTAAGGATCCGCCGTTTGATACCGAATTTGTCTACGCCACCTATATTCTGGAGCGCGCGGAAGAGAAAGGCACGCTGATCGTCAACAAGCCTCAGAGCCTGCGCGATTGCAACGAGAAGCTGTTCACCGCCTGGTTCCCGGAGCTGACCCCGGAAACGCTGGTAACCCGCAATAAGGCGCAGCTTAAGGCCTTCTGGCAGAAGCACAGCGACATCATTCTGAAACCGCTGGACGGCATGGGCGGCGCGTCGATTTTCCGCGTGAAAGAGGGCGATCCTAATCTCGGCGTGATCGCTGAAACGCTGACCGAGCACGGCACCCGCTACTGCATGGCGCAGAACTATCTGTCGGCGATCAAAGACGGCGACAAGCGCGTGCTGGTTGTCGACGGCGAACCCGTTCCCTACTGCCTGGCGCGTATACCGCAGGGCGGCGAAACCCGTGGCAATCTGGCCGCCGGGGGACGCGGTGAACCACGTCCATTAACCGACAGCGACTGGGATATCGCTCGCCGCGTTGCCCCTACCTTGAAAGCCAAAGGGCTGATCTTTGTAGGTCTGGATATCATCGGCGATCGCCTGACGGAGATTAACGTCACCAGCCCGACCTGCATTCGTGAAATCGAAGCAGAGTTCCCGGTCTCCATTACCGGTATGCTGATGGACGCGATTGAAAAGCGTCTCGGCAACTAA
- a CDS encoding YqgE/AlgH family protein — protein sequence MNLQHHFLIAMPALQDPFFRRAVVYICEYNEDGAMGIIINKPLENLKVEGVLDKLKIKPEGRNPAIRLDKPVLLGGPLAEDRGFILHTPPAKFSSSIRISDNTVITTSRDVLETLGTDEQPTDVLVALGYSSWEKGQLEQEILDNAWLTAPADQNILFKTPIADRWRDAAKLIGIDISTMPGVAGHA from the coding sequence ATGAATTTACAGCATCACTTTCTGATTGCCATGCCTGCTCTCCAGGATCCCTTCTTCCGCCGTGCCGTGGTCTATATCTGCGAATATAACGAAGATGGCGCGATGGGGATCATCATCAATAAGCCGCTGGAGAACCTGAAGGTCGAAGGGGTACTGGACAAGCTCAAAATCAAGCCCGAAGGGCGTAATCCGGCGATCCGTCTGGATAAGCCGGTGCTGCTTGGCGGCCCGCTGGCAGAAGATCGCGGCTTTATCCTGCATACGCCGCCGGCAAAATTCTCCTCAAGTATTCGCATCTCGGATAACACGGTGATCACCACCTCCCGGGACGTGCTGGAGACGCTCGGCACCGACGAGCAGCCCACCGACGTGCTGGTGGCCCTCGGCTACTCCTCATGGGAGAAAGGCCAGCTTGAGCAGGAGATCCTCGACAACGCCTGGCTCACCGCTCCGGCAGATCAGAACATCCTGTTCAAAACGCCTATCGCCGACCGCTGGCGCGATGCGGCAAAGCTCATTGGCATTGATATCTCCACCATGCCCGGCGTGGCGGGACACGCCTGA
- the hiuH gene encoding hydroxyisourate hydrolase produces the protein MKKYILSAALLAVISASPLAMAAANNILSVHILDEQSGKPASNVEVVLEQKNSDGWQKLNSGYTDKDGRIKALWPEQEAKPGDYRVTFKTKPWFDSKKQESFFPEIPVEFHISKTDEHYHVPLLLSPYGYSTYRGS, from the coding sequence ATGAAAAAGTATATCCTGAGCGCAGCGCTGCTTGCTGTTATTTCCGCATCCCCTCTTGCAATGGCAGCGGCCAACAATATTTTGAGCGTGCACATTCTCGATGAGCAAAGCGGTAAACCCGCCTCTAACGTTGAGGTGGTGCTGGAGCAGAAAAACAGCGACGGTTGGCAAAAGCTTAATAGCGGCTATACCGACAAAGATGGTCGAATTAAAGCGCTGTGGCCGGAGCAGGAAGCGAAACCGGGTGATTACCGCGTGACGTTTAAAACCAAGCCCTGGTTTGACAGCAAAAAGCAGGAGAGTTTTTTCCCGGAGATCCCGGTTGAATTCCACATCAGTAAAACAGATGAGCACTACCACGTTCCGTTGCTGTTAAGCCCGTATGGCTACTCAACGTATCGGGGAAGTTAA
- the hprR gene encoding response regulator transcription factor HprR — MKILLIEDNQKTSDWVSQGLTEAGYVVDTVSDGRDGLRLALHEPYSLIILDIMLPGLDGWQVLKAIRTAHQTPVICLTARDAVEDRVKGLELGANDYLVKPFSFAELLARVRAQLRNNPVAHTHLKSNGLEMDSVKQSVSRDGKTIVLTRKEFLLLWLLVSRAGEIIPRAVIASEVWGINFDSETNTVDVAIRRLRAKVDDPFATKLISTVRGMGYRFGVDENSET; from the coding sequence ATGAAGATTCTACTTATTGAAGATAATCAAAAAACCAGCGACTGGGTCAGTCAGGGACTGACCGAGGCGGGCTATGTCGTGGATACGGTAAGCGACGGCAGAGATGGGTTACGCCTCGCGCTGCATGAGCCCTATTCGTTGATTATTCTGGATATTATGCTGCCGGGTCTGGATGGCTGGCAGGTTCTTAAAGCGATAAGAACGGCGCATCAGACCCCGGTTATTTGCCTTACCGCGCGGGATGCGGTCGAGGACAGAGTCAAAGGGCTGGAGTTGGGAGCCAATGATTATCTGGTTAAACCCTTCTCCTTTGCTGAGCTGTTAGCCAGGGTGCGTGCCCAGCTGCGAAATAATCCCGTTGCCCATACGCATTTGAAATCAAACGGGCTGGAGATGGACTCCGTTAAGCAAAGCGTCTCCCGTGATGGAAAAACGATCGTCCTGACCCGCAAGGAGTTTCTCCTGCTATGGCTACTGGTCTCCAGGGCTGGCGAAATTATTCCCCGCGCGGTGATTGCCAGCGAGGTATGGGGAATTAATTTTGACAGTGAAACCAACACGGTTGATGTCGCGATTCGCCGCCTGCGGGCAAAAGTTGACGATCCTTTTGCGACTAAATTGATCAGCACCGTCAGAGGCATGGGCTATAGATTCGGGGTAGATGAAAACAGTGAAACCTGA